The following proteins are co-located in the Trichormus variabilis 0441 genome:
- the cobO gene encoding cob(I)yrinic acid a,c-diamide adenosyltransferase, whose translation MTSDTPEALESDKEIERLIDEIMASTQNLSDEQYRTKMQRRKEVQERRISQAVPEKGLIIVNTGNGKGKTTAALGMVLRSLGHGYKVAIVQFIKGGWEPSEKSVFSYWEDQIEFHAMGEGFTWDTQDRDRDIDKAQAAWEKSLEFILDPKYQLVLLDEINIALKMGYLSVDEVLAGLARKPTSKHVILTGRGAPAALIERADLVTEMTLIKHPFRDQNVKAQPGIEY comes from the coding sequence ATGACAAGCGATACACCAGAAGCATTAGAATCAGATAAGGAAATTGAGCGTCTCATTGATGAAATAATGGCATCAACCCAAAACCTTTCTGATGAACAATACCGCACCAAAATGCAGCGCCGCAAGGAAGTACAAGAGCGCCGCATATCTCAAGCTGTGCCAGAAAAAGGGTTAATTATTGTTAATACTGGTAACGGTAAAGGCAAAACCACCGCAGCACTAGGTATGGTATTACGATCGCTCGGTCATGGGTATAAAGTAGCGATCGTCCAGTTCATCAAGGGTGGTTGGGAACCTTCAGAAAAAAGCGTGTTTAGCTACTGGGAAGACCAAATCGAGTTTCACGCAATGGGAGAAGGCTTTACTTGGGACACCCAAGACCGCGATCGCGACATTGACAAAGCTCAAGCCGCATGGGAAAAATCATTAGAGTTCATCCTTGATCCTAAGTACCAGTTAGTTTTGTTAGATGAAATTAATATTGCCCTGAAAATGGGCTATTTAAGCGTAGATGAGGTGCTGGCTGGCTTGGCACGTAAACCCACAAGTAAGCACGTAATTCTTACAGGTAGAGGCGCACCAGCCGCCCTCATTGAACGCGCAGACTTAGTTACAGAAATGACACTGATTAAGCACCCTTTCCGTGATCAAAACGTTAAGGCGCAGCCAGGGATTGAGTATTAG